One window of Tepidanaerobacter acetatoxydans Re1 genomic DNA carries:
- a CDS encoding methyl-accepting chemotaxis protein — MKFKSIRTRTLIYILPLTIGIMVALSAFSFFFFRNTIDEEVNRGLDYQIQEVKETIDKLLIQHGKIPEMLARFAEATGTKLTKEEYIEVLKKAVITNADTFGAGIWFEPYCYDNKIKYFGPYVYKEGSDIKVTLEYEEESYNYPSWPWYQMAANTENSIEWSEPFYDETTNVTMITVSAPFYDENGKLLGLTTGDIDLTHFQEMISDIKVGNKGYAFLLSKDGDYLASPNRDVIMKEKITESKNESLSELGSQILSGTSGIGYYTENEEKMRVGYNIIPSTGWFVCTVIPESELFMPVQRLLSTLLLVMLLSILAVVFAVFRYSNYISKNILKVNEFSKTIALGDLSATLSLKSEDELGQMTENLTSMVKSVRKVIIKIVHSIEQLLETGKLLSTSTEETMKASEQVAVTMQNLAADKQKEQEIIDTTSTGAEEIAKGVEQIAQTIQSVTQSAVSSVQQAGKGDEVVNSAVSQMQQIDNNTKTIKEKITQLEKKSDQIGEIVSLITSIADQTNLLALNAAIEAAHAGDQGKGFAVVAEEVRKLAEESRQAAKGIEEIIDAIKTDVKTASSAAKEGTRSAKEGSVLVSNAGEAFHMILQDVTSISNQLQDVVAVVEEISAETQTMASSMQQVTSISQNFLNNIESAAAASEEQTALNREVSEVAVKLSNMAEELRNLISRFKL, encoded by the coding sequence GTGAAATTTAAAAGTATTCGGACGAGAACCCTAATTTACATCCTGCCTTTAACTATCGGCATTATGGTGGCATTATCAGCATTTAGCTTTTTCTTTTTTAGAAATACTATTGACGAAGAAGTAAATAGGGGATTAGATTATCAAATACAGGAAGTTAAAGAAACAATCGATAAGCTGCTGATCCAGCACGGTAAAATACCCGAAATGCTGGCTCGCTTTGCCGAAGCAACGGGAACTAAGCTTACAAAGGAGGAATATATAGAAGTATTAAAGAAAGCGGTTATTACAAATGCAGATACTTTTGGAGCAGGAATTTGGTTTGAACCTTACTGTTATGATAATAAAATCAAATATTTTGGACCATATGTCTATAAAGAAGGAAGTGATATAAAAGTCACTCTTGAATATGAAGAAGAATCATATAATTATCCAAGCTGGCCTTGGTATCAAATGGCAGCAAATACAGAAAACAGTATTGAATGGTCCGAACCTTTCTATGATGAAACTACAAATGTAACTATGATAACTGTAAGTGCTCCATTTTATGATGAAAATGGCAAACTGCTTGGTCTTACCACAGGCGACATTGATTTAACCCACTTTCAAGAAATGATATCTGATATCAAAGTAGGAAATAAAGGATATGCTTTTCTGCTGAGCAAAGATGGTGATTACCTCGCATCTCCCAACAGGGATGTAATTATGAAAGAAAAGATAACAGAAAGCAAAAATGAGTCCTTGTCAGAGCTGGGATCACAAATTTTGAGCGGCACATCGGGAATAGGCTACTACACAGAAAACGAAGAAAAGATGAGGGTTGGATATAATATTATTCCAAGCACCGGATGGTTTGTCTGCACTGTTATTCCTGAAAGCGAGCTTTTCATGCCTGTTCAAAGGCTACTTTCGACCTTACTTCTTGTTATGCTCCTTTCCATTCTGGCAGTTGTATTTGCTGTATTTCGCTATAGTAATTATATCAGCAAGAACATCTTAAAGGTTAATGAATTCTCTAAAACCATCGCTCTCGGTGATTTATCCGCGACACTTTCTTTAAAGAGCGAGGATGAACTAGGGCAAATGACAGAAAATCTAACTTCTATGGTTAAATCTGTAAGAAAGGTAATTATAAAAATTGTGCATAGCATTGAGCAACTACTTGAAACCGGAAAATTGCTCAGCACAAGCACAGAAGAAACTATGAAGGCAAGCGAACAGGTTGCAGTTACTATGCAAAACCTTGCCGCCGATAAACAAAAGGAACAGGAAATTATTGACACTACATCTACCGGAGCGGAAGAAATAGCAAAAGGCGTAGAGCAAATTGCTCAGACTATTCAAAGCGTGACTCAATCCGCTGTCAGCAGTGTGCAGCAAGCAGGTAAAGGAGATGAGGTAGTAAATTCGGCAGTAAGCCAAATGCAGCAAATTGACAACAATACAAAGACAATCAAAGAAAAAATAACCCAGCTTGAGAAAAAATCCGATCAAATCGGAGAGATAGTCTCGCTAATCACCTCAATTGCCGATCAAACCAATCTTCTTGCATTAAATGCTGCTATTGAAGCAGCTCATGCAGGCGACCAAGGTAAGGGTTTTGCTGTTGTGGCAGAAGAAGTAAGAAAGCTTGCGGAAGAATCAAGACAGGCCGCAAAGGGTATAGAAGAAATTATCGATGCAATCAAGACAGATGTAAAAACAGCAAGTTCAGCAGCAAAAGAAGGAACCCGATCGGCAAAGGAAGGCAGCGTACTTGTGAGCAATGCCGGCGAAGCTTTCCATATGATCTTGCAAGATGTCACGTCTATATCGAATCAGCTTCAAGATGTGGTTGCTGTAGTTGAGGAGATATCTGCTGAAACTCAAACAATGGCAAGTTCTATGCAGCAGGTAACTTCAATTTCACAAAACTTCCTTAACAATATTGAAAGCGCAGCAGCTGCAAGCGAAGAACAGACTGCGCTTAATCGAGAAGTATCTGAAGTCGCAGTTAAGCTTTCCAATATGGCAGAGGAATTAAGAAACTTAATAAGCAGATTTAAACTATAA
- a CDS encoding type IV toxin-antitoxin system AbiEi family antitoxin domain-containing protein has protein sequence MIKIDKMKNEFKKHGGVLKTSELNGLGFSSRKINKLMEEGIISRIKHGFYELTDYIPKEEVIIARLFPEAVIFLESAMLNYGYTDRIPPAWQIAVDKNSQKTKYDIEYPLIEPFYLEPKFIDIGIDIIQVDGVEVKIYDRDRTICDVLRYEKKLEEEVFTNAIKRYVEDSKKNVRKLFEYAIIFNIKNKVQTYIRVWL, from the coding sequence ATGATTAAAATCGATAAAATGAAAAACGAATTCAAAAAGCATGGTGGAGTTCTTAAGACATCAGAGCTTAATGGCTTGGGATTTTCTAGTCGCAAAATAAATAAGTTGATGGAAGAAGGCATAATTTCTAGAATAAAACATGGCTTTTATGAACTGACAGATTACATTCCGAAAGAAGAAGTTATTATAGCAAGGCTGTTTCCTGAAGCCGTAATTTTTCTTGAAAGTGCAATGTTAAATTATGGATATACAGATAGAATACCTCCGGCTTGGCAAATAGCAGTAGATAAAAATAGCCAAAAGACTAAGTATGATATTGAATATCCTTTAATAGAACCTTTCTATCTAGAACCGAAATTTATAGATATTGGTATAGATATAATACAGGTAGATGGTGTAGAAGTTAAAATATATGACAGAGACCGCACTATATGTGATGTCCTTCGCTATGAAAAGAAACTCGAGGAGGAAGTATTTACTAATGCAATAAAACGCTATGTAGAAGATTCAAAGAAAAATGTGAGGAAGCTGTTTGAGTATGCCATAATATTTAATATAAAAAATAAGGTGCAGACATATATAAGAGTGTGGCTGTAA
- a CDS encoding flavin reductase family protein, whose product MRKNFGAKTWFYPLPVLIVGSYDENGNANAMNAAWGGIYDTNRVILSLSEDHKTTKNIKTKEAFTISFGDAAHVTACDYVGLVSANDTPDKLKKAGFTTEKSSFVDAPIICELPMTLECRLLKVSEDGNIIGEIVNISADESILGEDGLIDVAKLRPISFDPVHNDYLVLGEKVGNAFQDGNAFK is encoded by the coding sequence ATGAGAAAAAATTTTGGAGCAAAAACCTGGTTTTACCCTCTGCCTGTTCTAATTGTGGGCAGTTATGATGAAAATGGCAATGCCAATGCCATGAATGCGGCATGGGGAGGTATCTACGACACTAACCGTGTGATACTCTCTCTTAGCGAAGATCATAAAACCACAAAAAATATCAAGACCAAGGAGGCCTTTACAATCAGTTTTGGCGATGCTGCTCATGTGACGGCCTGCGATTATGTAGGACTTGTTTCCGCCAATGATACCCCGGATAAATTAAAGAAAGCCGGATTTACCACTGAAAAGAGCAGCTTTGTGGATGCACCCATCATCTGTGAACTGCCAATGACATTAGAGTGTCGTTTGCTAAAAGTAAGTGAGGATGGAAATATTATCGGAGAGATTGTCAATATCAGCGCCGATGAAAGCATACTTGGTGAGGACGGTTTGATTGACGTAGCCAAGCTACGGCCAATCTCTTTTGACCCGGTTCACAATGACTATCTGGTGTTAGGCGAAAAGGTTGGTAATGCTTTTCAGGATGGAAATGCTTTTAAGTAG